GACCCGGCCAAGACAGCCGAGTTGTTCATCGAGGTCGACGGCACGCGCTACTCGGTGCCGGGCGACTTCGCCCGGCACGAGGCCGACGGCTCGATCACCCTGCTGGGCCGCGGCAACACCTGCGTGAACACCGGCGGCGAGAAGGTCTTCCCGGAGGAGGTGGAGGCAACCCTGATGGCCCACCCGGACGTCTTCGACGTGCTCGTGGTCGGGGTGCCGGACGAGCGCCTGGGCCAGCGCGTCGCGGCGGTGATCGAACCGAGACCCGGCACCGCACCGAGCGCCGAGGAGCTGATCACCCATGCGCGCAAGGAGATCGCGGGCTACAAGGTGCCGCGCAGCATCTGGCTCGTGGACCGCGTGCACCGGCTGGCGACCGGCAAGGCCGACTACCGCTGGGCGGCCGAGTACGCCACGGCGCACCCGGAGGAGGACGCATGCGCACAGCCGTCTGCGACCAGCTAGGCATCCAGTACCCGATCTTCGGGTTCACCCCGTCCGAGCACGTCGCGGCAGCGATCAGCCGAGTCGGCGGCCTCGGCGTGCTGGGCTGCGTGCGCTTCAACGATGCCTCGGAGCTGGACGCGGCGCTGGACTATCTCGACGCGAACACCGAGGGTAGGCCGTACGGCGTGGACATCGTGATGCCGGCGAAGGTGCCCGACGAGGGCACCGCCGTCGACCTGTCGGCGCTGATCCCGCAGACGCATCGCGACTTCGTCCAGCAGACACTGCACAAGCTGGGGGTTCCGCCGCTGCCCGCCGACGGCGATCCCGGCCGTGAGGGTGTACTCGGCTGGCTGCACTCGGTCGCGCGCTCACACGTCGACGTGGCCCTCAAGCACCCGATCAAACTGATCGCGAACGCGCTCGGGTCGCCGCCCGAGGACGTCATCGACCTCGCGCACGCTGCCGGGGTGCCGGTGGCCGCGCTCGCCGGGAAGGCCGAGCACGCCCTGCGGCACGTGGAGAACGGGGTCGACGTCATCGTCGCCCAGGGGACCGAGGCCGGCGGGCACACCGGCGAGATCTCGACGATCGTGCTCACCCCGGAGATCGTCGACGCGGTGGGCGAGCGCGCGCACGTGCTCGCCGCCGGCGGCATCGGTTCCGGCCGGCAGATCGCGGCCGCCCTGTCACTCGGCGCGGCCGGGGTGTGGATGGGCTCGTACTGGCTGACCACGTCGGAGTA
This genomic stretch from Jatrophihabitans cynanchi harbors:
- a CDS encoding NAD(P)H-dependent flavin oxidoreductase encodes the protein MRTAVCDQLGIQYPIFGFTPSEHVAAAISRVGGLGVLGCVRFNDASELDAALDYLDANTEGRPYGVDIVMPAKVPDEGTAVDLSALIPQTHRDFVQQTLHKLGVPPLPADGDPGREGVLGWLHSVARSHVDVALKHPIKLIANALGSPPEDVIDLAHAAGVPVAALAGKAEHALRHVENGVDVIVAQGTEAGGHTGEISTIVLTPEIVDAVGERAHVLAAGGIGSGRQIAAALSLGAAGVWMGSYWLTTSEYQLAGPADAVKQALVAAHSDQTVRSRVYSGKPARLLRTRWTDAWDEPGAPAPLPMPLQNLLVNEAHQRIMASGDPEVVAMPVGQIVGRMNAVRPVAELVAELVAEFDETLARLDKLR